One Tursiops truncatus isolate mTurTru1 chromosome 3, mTurTru1.mat.Y, whole genome shotgun sequence DNA segment encodes these proteins:
- the LYPD8 gene encoding ly6/PLAUR domain-containing protein 8: protein MKGFLFAGIIVMLTVAAVESLSCVQCNSLTDPCVYGNAVECPANASISCTTFLTNFSLGENITWYEDKACSADNCSVAETFTVHVSANETFHFASQCCQGKACNDTNDTIDPPQEEVSSNTGCSACYGSSETSCNETTRKCYKDERCVSLIAEFKNETKLVLKGCSNVSNSTCEFLATGNRTVGGVTFLKFKCENSSDASSTPTPTPPSSTSDTGSKGFFTPLTLGNLLLLRLLL from the exons ATGAAGGGCTTCCTCTTCGCTGGTATCATCGTCATGCTCACGGTTGCAGCTGTAG AATCCTTGAGTTGTGTGCAGTGTAATTCGTTGACAGACCCCTGTGTTTACGGAAATGCCGTTGAGTGTCCCGCAAATGCCAGTATCAGCTGTACCACTTTCTTGACGAACTTTTCTCTAG GAGAAAACATCACATGGTATGAGGATAAGGCCTGCTCTGCGGATAATTGCAGCGTGGCTGAGACCTTCACAGTCCATGTATCTGCTAATGAAACCTTCCATTTTGCAAGCCAGTGTTGCCAAGGAAAGGCGTGCAATGACACCAACGACACCATAG ATCCCCCACAGGAAGAGGTGTCCAGCAACACAGGGTGCTCTGCATGTTATGGATCTAGTGAAACTTCCTGTAATGAGACAACCCGGAAATGTTATAAAGACGAAAGATGTGTCAGTCTAATTGCAGAATTTAAGAATG AGACGAAGCTCGTGCTGAAAGGCTGCTCCAATGTCAGCAACTCCACCTGTGAGTTCCTTGCTACTGGAAATCGGACGGTTGGAGGAGTCACTTTCCTGAAGTTTAAGTGTGAAAACAGCTCCGATGCCTCCTCAACACCCACTCCCACTCCCCCAAGCTCCACCAGTGACACTGGCTCTAAAGGCTTCTTCACACCCTTGACCCTTGGCAACCTTCTCCTGCTGAGGTTGCTGCTCTGA